Proteins encoded together in one Fimbriiglobus ruber window:
- the gluQRS gene encoding tRNA glutamyl-Q(34) synthetase GluQRS has translation MTIVTGRLAPSPTGAQHVGNARTYLIAWLSARAAGGNVRLRIEDIDVWRNKPGAADEAIDDLRWLGLDWVGDPVFQSARLPAHVAALERLKALELVYPCTCTRADIAAAASAPHAEHEGPTYPRTCAVRRADDVASLTVPYTWRFRVNDSPAFVDGYGGETRVDLNRAGGDFIVWRSADVPAYQLAVVVDDAEAGVTEVVRGDDLISSTPRQILLYRALGLPVPRFVHVPLVVGADGRRLAKRHGDTRLSALRATGVRPEAVVGLLAWSCGWRRDMEPISAAELVPLFDLQAIPREPFVLTAELLQAIGFESDQFRG, from the coding sequence ATGACGATCGTAACGGGCCGCCTGGCCCCCTCGCCGACCGGCGCCCAGCACGTCGGCAACGCCCGCACGTACCTGATCGCCTGGCTCTCCGCCCGCGCGGCGGGCGGGAATGTGCGCCTCCGTATCGAAGACATCGACGTCTGGCGGAACAAGCCCGGGGCTGCCGACGAGGCGATCGACGACTTGCGCTGGTTGGGCCTGGACTGGGTCGGCGACCCGGTGTTCCAGTCCGCCCGGCTGCCGGCCCACGTCGCGGCGTTGGAGCGGTTGAAAGCCCTGGAACTGGTCTACCCGTGTACCTGCACGCGGGCCGACATCGCCGCGGCGGCCAGCGCCCCGCACGCCGAACACGAGGGGCCGACGTACCCGCGAACGTGCGCCGTCCGCCGGGCGGACGACGTGGCGAGTCTGACCGTGCCTTACACCTGGCGATTCCGCGTGAACGATTCGCCCGCGTTCGTCGACGGCTACGGCGGGGAAACGCGGGTCGACCTGAACCGGGCGGGGGGCGATTTCATCGTTTGGCGGTCGGCCGACGTGCCGGCGTACCAGTTGGCCGTCGTCGTGGACGACGCGGAAGCCGGTGTAACCGAAGTGGTCCGCGGCGACGACCTGATCTCGTCTACCCCGCGACAAATCCTGCTCTACCGCGCTCTCGGCCTGCCGGTCCCACGGTTCGTCCACGTGCCCCTGGTGGTCGGCGCGGACGGTCGACGATTAGCGAAGCGGCACGGCGACACCCGACTTTCCGCACTCCGCGCGACTGGCGTGCGACCCGAGGCAGTGGTCGGATTGCTGGCGTGGTCGTGCGGATGGCGGCGGGACATGGAGCCGATCAGCGCTGCCGAGTTGGTGCCGCTATTCGACTTGCAGGCGATCCCCCGCGAGCCGTTTGTGCTTACGGCCGAATTGCTCCAGGCGATTGGCTTTGAGTCAGATCAATTTCGTGGGTAA
- a CDS encoding MotA/TolQ/ExbB proton channel family protein, translated as MTQSPIDWIILATGATLFSTQTILSWRALRWRETSFDERPDKWIENLAQAAEWFPLMGLIGTVAAILQTFSSIAPGTNPSASEIIRKYAPAITATGSGLFMALMNILPQWITRVGRDLIRSLAGEPAPGPIVSLTPAPPGSPPTDRQYAARGDHR; from the coding sequence GTGACGCAGTCGCCAATCGACTGGATCATCCTGGCCACCGGGGCGACGTTGTTCTCGACCCAGACGATCCTGTCGTGGCGAGCACTGCGGTGGCGGGAAACGTCGTTCGACGAGCGGCCGGACAAGTGGATCGAGAACCTCGCGCAAGCAGCCGAATGGTTCCCGCTGATGGGGCTCATCGGGACCGTGGCCGCCATCCTCCAGACGTTTAGCTCGATCGCACCGGGAACGAACCCGTCCGCGTCGGAAATCATCCGCAAGTATGCCCCGGCCATCACGGCCACCGGGAGCGGGTTGTTCATGGCGCTGATGAACATCCTGCCGCAATGGATCACCCGCGTCGGCCGCGACCTGATCCGGAGTCTTGCCGGGGAACCGGCCCCGGGGCCGATTGTTTCGCTCACCCCGGCCCCGCCGGGAAGTCCCCCCACCGACCGCCAGTACGCAGCCCGGGGGGACCACCGGTGA
- a CDS encoding acyl-CoA thioesterase, whose translation MVTGEIQIRVRYAETDRMGLLHHANYLVYFEQARIELLRQTGGNYKELEDQGFFLVLSKVEVKYKSPAYYDDVLTIRTTVTRSSPVRIEHKYEVFRADGKLVAEGFTTLACVDRAGKLQAMPDWLSRAE comes from the coding sequence ATGGTCACGGGTGAAATTCAAATCCGCGTCCGGTACGCGGAAACGGACCGCATGGGCCTTCTGCACCACGCGAATTACCTCGTGTATTTCGAGCAGGCGCGGATCGAACTGCTGCGGCAAACCGGCGGGAACTACAAGGAACTCGAAGACCAGGGCTTCTTCCTCGTCCTCTCGAAGGTCGAGGTGAAGTACAAGAGCCCGGCGTACTACGACGACGTGCTGACGATCCGCACGACCGTTACCCGGTCCTCGCCGGTGCGAATCGAGCATAAATACGAAGTCTTCCGGGCGGACGGGAAACTGGTCGCCGAAGGATTCACGACGCTCGCCTGCGTCGACCGCGCCGGCAAACTCCAGGCGATGCCCGACTGGCTGAGCCGGGCGGAGTGA
- a CDS encoding S26 family signal peptidase, whose protein sequence is MAETLTKPKPAAAPAAAAKPAAAPRDSVREVFETIVFVVALVLMLKLFVVEAFVIPTGSMAETLYGYHKNVTCKECGYTFPVNSSDEVDPQDGVTKLVTGACCPNCRFPYNWVEAAVKQKVPFLDKKPKEKEAEFSPESGDRVLVHKALYHFTPPTRGDVVVFKFPVDPQINFTAQNYIKRLWGLGGETLAIYRGDLYMATGVDYPAGSADSAGRPLYPRPDNPMSMWEGPDVNILSRTRPQYKSPLGNDYTYHNGETALDTFEKSRADGFPGDTGRFGMLRKTDAQALAMRRIVYNNEFQSAHLPPRWGADGNGWEQDNAAQPRTFTHSGGTFGWVRYAHRLSRQMTEEERLAKGGDYIENWGWHEINEGKSYQSGMFPLAEITNFLGYNAGYVGDPGSDGRLPRPPRMGHEYWVGDLMSECTVKVSGPADEVVMELSKGTNRFQARFTGGTVTLTRTGPRGKQLAARPSPITRAGTHALRFANVDCRLRVWVDGTKIDFGTDADYSPSDAAGFDAAIGAVASAAFAPAADGHTLENDVAAPASLGAKGAVEFSKVVLWADTFFTPDDHYPYADPGNPVDTFYVQPGHYLCLGDNSGQSSDSRKWGLVPQRLMLGKAVFVFFPFSRIGFIK, encoded by the coding sequence ATGGCTGAAACGCTGACCAAACCGAAACCGGCCGCCGCACCGGCCGCCGCCGCCAAACCCGCGGCGGCCCCCCGGGACTCGGTCCGCGAGGTGTTCGAGACGATCGTCTTCGTCGTCGCGCTCGTCCTGATGCTCAAGCTGTTCGTGGTCGAGGCGTTCGTCATCCCGACCGGGTCGATGGCGGAAACCCTCTACGGGTACCACAAGAACGTGACCTGCAAGGAGTGCGGGTACACATTCCCGGTGAACTCCAGTGACGAGGTCGACCCGCAGGACGGCGTGACTAAGCTCGTCACCGGGGCGTGCTGCCCGAACTGCCGCTTCCCGTACAATTGGGTCGAGGCGGCGGTCAAGCAGAAGGTGCCGTTCTTGGACAAAAAACCCAAGGAGAAGGAAGCCGAATTCTCCCCCGAGAGCGGGGACCGCGTCCTGGTCCACAAAGCCCTCTACCACTTCACCCCGCCGACCCGCGGGGACGTGGTGGTCTTCAAATTCCCGGTCGACCCGCAGATCAATTTCACCGCCCAGAATTACATCAAACGGCTCTGGGGCCTGGGCGGGGAGACGCTCGCCATCTACCGCGGCGACCTGTACATGGCGACGGGCGTGGACTACCCCGCCGGGTCCGCGGACTCGGCCGGCCGCCCGCTCTACCCCCGCCCGGACAACCCGATGTCGATGTGGGAAGGCCCGGACGTGAACATCCTGAGCCGGACCCGGCCGCAGTACAAATCTCCTCTCGGCAACGATTACACGTACCACAACGGCGAAACCGCCCTCGACACGTTCGAGAAGTCGCGGGCGGACGGCTTCCCGGGCGACACCGGTCGGTTCGGCATGCTCCGCAAGACGGACGCCCAGGCCCTCGCCATGCGCCGGATCGTCTACAACAACGAGTTCCAGTCGGCCCACCTCCCGCCCCGATGGGGCGCAGACGGCAACGGATGGGAACAAGACAACGCGGCCCAACCGCGGACGTTCACCCACTCGGGGGGTACGTTCGGGTGGGTCCGGTACGCCCACCGACTTTCGCGTCAAATGACCGAGGAAGAACGCTTGGCAAAAGGAGGTGATTACATCGAGAATTGGGGCTGGCATGAAATTAACGAGGGCAAAAGTTATCAGTCGGGCATGTTCCCGCTGGCCGAGATCACGAACTTTTTAGGCTACAACGCCGGGTACGTCGGCGACCCGGGAAGCGACGGTCGCCTCCCGCGCCCCCCCCGCATGGGCCACGAGTACTGGGTCGGCGACCTGATGTCGGAATGCACCGTAAAAGTGTCCGGTCCGGCGGACGAAGTGGTGATGGAACTGTCCAAGGGCACGAACCGCTTCCAGGCCCGGTTCACGGGCGGGACGGTCACGCTGACGCGGACCGGCCCCCGGGGCAAACAACTGGCCGCCCGCCCGTCCCCGATCACCAGGGCCGGCACCCACGCCCTCCGGTTCGCGAACGTCGATTGCCGCCTCCGGGTGTGGGTCGACGGGACGAAGATCGACTTCGGGACCGACGCCGACTATTCGCCCTCCGACGCGGCCGGGTTCGATGCGGCGATCGGGGCCGTCGCGTCCGCCGCGTTCGCCCCGGCCGCGGACGGGCACACCCTGGAAAACGACGTCGCCGCGCCGGCCAGCCTGGGGGCCAAAGGGGCCGTCGAGTTTAGCAAAGTCGTCCTGTGGGCCGACACCTTCTTTACCCCGGACGACCACTACCCGTACGCCGACCCGGGCAACCCGGTCGACACGTTCTACGTCCAGCCCGGGCACTACCTTTGCCTCGGGGACAACAGCGGGCAGAGTTCGGACAGCCGCAAGTGGGGGCTCGTGCCGCAGCGGTTGATGCTCGGCAAGGCGGTATTCGTCTTCTTCCCGTTCTCCCGGATCGGCTTTATCAAGTAA
- a CDS encoding S26 family signal peptidase — translation MDHGPTTAGFPTTGYPLAPVAPSPEWTASDPSSPPAPAAPPATPPRPMPNPVRWLVQFGVLFFCLFLFVRTAALEPFGVPTGSMAEALIGNHRAGDCPRCGFPVRVGEPGPEARPVRFEACACPNCGAAVDLSRAREVFGDRLMVDKTVYHARSPRRWEIAVFRCPADLSKPYVKRVIGLPGELIQISDGDIYAGGQLVRKTLAQVRETRVPVFDMSYPPQGGWALRWLDEPIGQAPKLPPTRPPAEEKTVDGSILRDNTLMLDATGKRGEIGLTYRHWNLDSRTQEPVSDYQGYNGGPADRRGGFGRARPDADTAVHDFVLEFDLEVRTGSGAFACRLGDGADTVRADFPVVSDGTDPGDATVYVAHDGPLAPVKAPGLVLRPGKTYRVTFALVDRRASLAIDGREVVPPLDLPAGPPGKSVRRGVPRPAQLGARGVSVAVRDFKLYRDIHYLSPRASAGGWHLGANEYFMLGDNTSNSHDSRVWTIDNQPAPGVPEKDFIGKPFLIHQPMRLGRIPIFGREYKVQTLDWSRLRWLR, via the coding sequence GCCCGATGCCAAACCCGGTCCGGTGGCTCGTCCAGTTCGGCGTGCTGTTCTTCTGTCTGTTTCTGTTCGTCCGCACCGCGGCCCTCGAACCGTTCGGCGTTCCGACCGGGAGCATGGCCGAGGCCCTGATCGGGAACCACCGGGCGGGCGACTGCCCGCGGTGCGGGTTTCCGGTCCGCGTCGGTGAGCCGGGGCCGGAAGCCCGCCCGGTCCGGTTCGAGGCGTGTGCCTGCCCGAACTGCGGGGCGGCGGTTGATCTGTCCCGCGCCCGCGAAGTTTTCGGGGACCGACTCATGGTCGACAAGACGGTGTACCACGCCCGGTCGCCGCGCCGGTGGGAGATCGCCGTTTTCCGGTGCCCGGCCGACTTGAGCAAGCCCTACGTCAAACGGGTCATCGGCCTGCCCGGGGAGCTGATTCAAATTTCGGACGGCGACATCTACGCGGGCGGCCAGCTCGTTCGCAAGACGCTCGCCCAGGTTCGGGAGACGCGCGTCCCGGTTTTCGACATGAGCTACCCGCCACAGGGCGGCTGGGCACTCAGGTGGCTGGACGAACCGATCGGACAGGCCCCGAAACTTCCCCCCACGCGCCCGCCCGCCGAGGAAAAAACGGTCGACGGCTCGATCCTGAGGGACAACACCCTGATGCTGGACGCGACCGGCAAACGGGGCGAAATCGGGCTCACTTACCGGCACTGGAACCTGGACAGCCGGACCCAGGAGCCCGTCTCGGACTACCAGGGCTACAACGGCGGCCCGGCCGACCGCCGCGGCGGGTTCGGTCGGGCGCGGCCGGACGCGGACACCGCCGTCCACGATTTCGTGCTGGAATTCGACCTCGAAGTGCGGACCGGCTCCGGCGCCTTCGCGTGCCGTCTGGGCGACGGGGCGGACACCGTGAGGGCCGACTTCCCGGTCGTCTCCGACGGGACGGACCCCGGCGACGCGACCGTTTACGTCGCCCACGACGGTCCCCTCGCTCCGGTCAAGGCACCGGGCCTCGTCCTGCGGCCGGGTAAGACGTACCGGGTCACGTTCGCCCTGGTGGACCGCCGGGCGAGCTTGGCCATTGATGGCCGGGAAGTCGTGCCGCCGCTCGATCTGCCCGCCGGCCCCCCAGGCAAAAGTGTCCGGAGAGGGGTGCCCCGGCCCGCCCAGCTCGGAGCGAGGGGGGTGTCGGTCGCCGTCCGCGACTTCAAACTTTATCGGGACATCCACTACCTGAGCCCGCGGGCGAGCGCGGGCGGGTGGCACTTGGGCGCGAACGAATACTTCATGCTCGGCGACAACACGTCCAATTCCCACGACAGCCGGGTCTGGACGATCGACAACCAACCGGCCCCGGGCGTGCCGGAGAAGGACTTTATCGGTAAACCATTCCTGATCCACCAGCCCATGCGGCTCGGCCGGATCCCGATCTTCGGGCGGGAGTACAAGGTCCAGACCCTGGACTGGTCCCGCCTCCGGTGGTTGCGGTAG